Proteins encoded together in one Acidaminococcus timonensis window:
- the mmdA gene encoding methylmalonyl-CoA decarboxylase subunit alpha: MFARYEKIEAGGGAKRVGKQHDAGKMTARERINSFLDEGSFVELDKFVEHRCSNFGQEKKYLAGDGVVTGYGTVNGRTVFVFAQDFTVEGGSLGEMHANKIAKVQAMALKTGAPIVGMADSGGARIQEATDALAGFGKMFKQNTLASGVIPQISAIMGPCAGGAVYSPALTDFIYMVKRNSKMFITGPEVVKTVTGEEVGQEDLGGTFTHCTRSGVADFPAENDADCLEQIRYLLSFLPSNNRENPPVYDTGDSAYRMDEELNTIVPDDSQMPYDMYKVIRSIVDNGEYVEPHRMYARNIITCLARMDGSTVGIIANQPRIMAGCLDINASDKAARFIRFCDAFKIPLINIVDVPGFLPGTDQEYGGIIRHGAKMLYAYCEATVPKITLVTRKAYGGAYLAMCAQDLGADHVIAWPTAEIAVMGPQGAAKIIFRHDPDVEQKTQEYITNFATPYYAAKHGMVEMVIEPKTTRPTLIKALRMLKSKQEDRPTKKHGNIPL; this comes from the coding sequence ATGTTTGCACGCTACGAGAAGATCGAAGCGGGCGGCGGTGCCAAAAGAGTAGGGAAACAACACGATGCGGGTAAAATGACAGCCCGTGAACGTATAAACTCGTTCTTAGATGAGGGAAGTTTTGTAGAACTGGATAAATTTGTGGAACATCGGTGCTCCAACTTCGGCCAGGAAAAGAAGTATCTGGCCGGGGATGGGGTCGTCACCGGCTATGGTACAGTGAACGGCCGCACGGTGTTCGTATTTGCACAGGATTTCACGGTTGAAGGCGGTTCTCTGGGTGAAATGCATGCCAACAAGATCGCCAAGGTCCAGGCCATGGCACTGAAAACCGGTGCACCCATTGTGGGCATGGCCGATTCCGGCGGTGCCCGGATCCAGGAAGCCACCGATGCCCTGGCCGGCTTTGGCAAGATGTTCAAACAGAACACCCTGGCTTCCGGTGTGATCCCCCAGATTTCTGCCATCATGGGACCCTGCGCCGGCGGTGCTGTATACAGCCCGGCGCTGACCGATTTCATTTACATGGTAAAGCGGAATTCCAAGATGTTCATCACCGGGCCGGAAGTGGTCAAGACCGTGACCGGCGAAGAAGTGGGCCAGGAAGACCTGGGCGGCACCTTTACCCATTGTACCCGCAGCGGTGTGGCAGACTTTCCTGCTGAAAACGATGCGGACTGCCTGGAACAGATCCGGTACCTGCTGAGCTTCCTGCCCAGCAACAACCGGGAAAATCCTCCGGTCTATGACACGGGTGACAGCGCCTACCGGATGGATGAAGAACTGAATACCATCGTCCCCGACGATTCCCAGATGCCCTATGACATGTACAAAGTCATCCGCAGCATCGTGGATAACGGGGAATATGTTGAACCCCACCGGATGTACGCCCGGAACATCATCACCTGCCTGGCCCGTATGGATGGCTCCACGGTAGGGATCATTGCCAACCAGCCCCGGATCATGGCCGGCTGCCTGGACATCAATGCGTCCGACAAGGCTGCCCGGTTCATCCGTTTCTGTGATGCCTTCAAGATTCCCCTGATCAACATCGTGGATGTCCCGGGATTTTTGCCGGGCACGGACCAGGAATACGGCGGGATCATCCGTCACGGTGCCAAAATGCTGTACGCCTACTGCGAAGCCACGGTGCCCAAAATCACCCTGGTGACCCGGAAAGCCTACGGCGGTGCCTATCTGGCCATGTGCGCCCAGGATCTGGGGGCAGACCACGTCATTGCCTGGCCCACAGCGGAAATCGCTGTCATGGGACCCCAGGGGGCTGCCAAGATCATCTTCCGCCATGACCCGGATGTGGAACAGAAAACCCAGGAGTACATCACCAACTTCGCCACTCCGTATTATGCGGCGAAACACGGGATGGTGGAAATGGTCATCGAACCCAAGACCACCCGTCCCACGTTGATCAAAGCATTGCGTATGTTAAAATCAAAGCAGGAAGACCGGCCAACGAAAAAACACGGTAACATTCCTCTGTGA
- a CDS encoding AAA family ATPase, translating to MSSLIEARFLGAPVIRKDGREIFFPYNKVNALVYYILVKGTVLRDELSGILWADKSDAMARKNLRNALYETKKILGTEVFISPRKAIIKVNPEIQVKVDVKEFEAAPGRHLELYQGSFLQGFFIKDAEEYENWYLTERDRLESLYMEALFQKLKDAVAVRNLPQVTRYGRMLLKHDPYDESIYTLLLQTYCEQGNMKQATELYEEMKALFQEELQTSVPPEIEKMMREYLHHEKDRETTVPRKIPGTVPGRETELTQLSGLLEQFLAGRPCKTLLIQGDAGSGKTGLKDALVRELPPDVAVIQSNCFKPEQNIPLRPWTGIVEGLDNLVRREKIKIPNVEPGKLSDLFPQMDMSGDREAGLAEIKDLLKFDAVFHTLYTVLENAAQMKRILLVFEDIHWMDSLSLSLLSSLILHKRSDRFLFLLTAQPSREKPYQQFETSVTMYHKLQILKLKALDREGIRRYATQAGLSVPVDDKLVQQLWEESEGNLFLLRECLMALKTTGRLDNLTENMRNIFKARCFALTDNQQKILDFISLFYDGAPLAMISEYMHMNNLQTLENMESLRKANFIRPVPQQPEVIYKLVHQKLKDYIQQQISVDKQRILHSYIASLWEKRLTHSSQDIRLYHHLEYHYQEAGDLVNMGRYKLKILMYYLNFSNELFPVLNSTEMMPDDRESRFIETNLDQFLAEVDEMMHTIKRTCGETPDVKALEMTYLHLMGRHYIRVGEYEKGVRNILNLIEQAAEVHNRDYMLMGYKQMIYYDIQIGNTEEMKNYLEVALNLADECNYHKEMGILLRLKGLNMIMQGNFPEAERLLKESISTFTVTQNVQHRYALNIAGAYNYLGEIRRGQGKFQEALDQYKKALEYARGQEAYSSWVVFSCNAGVACYNMGRYPEARKYFLQAYELFPRYVFYWRHPIVESYLALLSMQDNQEKEAISYLDDALHKLGNMNNPREAGYVYMAIALLKQKHPDGRLAGHYEGTVASYATRALQVLDPYRDSWERQQLEALF from the coding sequence ATGTCAAGTTTGATTGAAGCACGATTTCTGGGGGCTCCGGTCATCCGGAAAGATGGAAGGGAGATTTTCTTTCCTTATAATAAAGTCAATGCACTGGTTTACTATATCCTGGTCAAGGGGACGGTCCTGAGGGATGAGCTCAGTGGGATCCTGTGGGCGGATAAGTCCGATGCCATGGCCCGGAAAAATCTGCGGAATGCCCTGTATGAAACCAAAAAAATCTTGGGTACGGAAGTGTTCATTTCACCCCGGAAGGCCATCATCAAGGTCAATCCTGAAATCCAGGTGAAGGTGGATGTGAAAGAATTCGAGGCAGCTCCGGGGCGGCACCTGGAGCTGTACCAGGGATCTTTTCTCCAGGGCTTTTTCATCAAGGATGCAGAGGAATACGAAAACTGGTACCTGACAGAGCGGGACCGGCTGGAAAGCCTGTATATGGAGGCCCTGTTCCAGAAACTGAAGGATGCGGTGGCGGTGCGGAACCTGCCCCAGGTGACCCGGTATGGGCGGATGCTGCTGAAACACGATCCCTATGATGAATCCATCTATACCCTGCTGCTCCAGACGTATTGCGAGCAGGGGAATATGAAACAGGCCACCGAATTGTATGAAGAGATGAAGGCCCTGTTCCAGGAAGAACTCCAGACCAGTGTCCCTCCGGAAATCGAGAAGATGATGCGGGAGTATCTCCACCATGAGAAAGACAGGGAGACCACCGTCCCGCGAAAAATCCCGGGGACGGTACCGGGACGGGAAACGGAGCTGACCCAGCTCAGCGGACTGCTGGAGCAATTCCTGGCAGGCAGGCCCTGTAAGACCCTGCTGATCCAGGGGGATGCAGGAAGCGGCAAGACCGGGCTGAAAGATGCCCTGGTCCGGGAGCTGCCGCCGGATGTGGCAGTCATCCAGAGCAACTGCTTCAAACCGGAGCAGAACATCCCTCTGCGGCCCTGGACTGGGATCGTGGAAGGACTGGACAACCTGGTGCGCCGGGAGAAGATCAAGATCCCCAATGTGGAGCCGGGGAAGCTCAGTGATCTGTTTCCCCAGATGGATATGAGCGGCGATCGGGAAGCGGGCCTGGCCGAAATCAAGGATCTGCTGAAGTTCGATGCGGTGTTCCACACGTTGTATACGGTCCTGGAAAATGCAGCCCAGATGAAACGGATCCTGCTGGTCTTCGAAGATATCCACTGGATGGATTCTTTGAGCCTTTCCCTGCTCAGCAGCTTGATCCTCCACAAACGGTCTGACCGGTTCCTGTTCCTCCTGACGGCCCAACCGTCCCGGGAAAAGCCCTACCAGCAGTTCGAGACCTCCGTGACCATGTACCACAAACTGCAGATCTTGAAGTTGAAGGCGCTGGACAGGGAGGGCATCCGTCGCTATGCCACCCAGGCCGGACTCTCTGTCCCTGTGGATGACAAACTGGTCCAGCAGCTCTGGGAAGAGTCGGAAGGGAATCTGTTCCTGCTGCGGGAATGCCTCATGGCCCTGAAGACCACTGGCAGGCTGGACAATCTGACGGAAAACATGCGGAACATCTTTAAGGCCCGGTGTTTTGCCCTGACGGACAACCAGCAGAAAATCCTGGATTTTATTTCTCTGTTCTATGATGGAGCTCCGCTGGCCATGATCTCCGAATATATGCATATGAACAACCTGCAGACCTTGGAGAACATGGAGAGCCTGCGCAAAGCCAATTTCATCCGTCCGGTTCCCCAGCAGCCGGAGGTCATCTACAAGCTGGTCCATCAGAAGCTGAAAGATTACATCCAACAGCAGATTTCGGTGGACAAGCAGCGGATCCTCCACAGCTACATCGCCAGCCTGTGGGAGAAACGGCTGACCCATTCCTCCCAGGATATCCGGCTGTACCATCATCTGGAATACCATTACCAGGAGGCCGGCGATCTGGTGAATATGGGGCGGTACAAGCTGAAGATCCTCATGTATTATCTGAATTTCAGCAATGAACTGTTCCCGGTGCTCAACAGTACGGAAATGATGCCCGATGACAGGGAAAGCCGGTTCATCGAGACCAATCTGGATCAGTTCCTGGCCGAAGTGGATGAAATGATGCACACCATCAAGCGGACCTGCGGCGAAACGCCGGATGTGAAGGCCCTGGAGATGACCTATCTCCATCTTATGGGCCGCCATTACATCCGGGTGGGCGAATATGAAAAAGGGGTCCGGAATATCCTGAACCTGATTGAACAGGCAGCGGAAGTCCATAACCGGGACTATATGCTCATGGGCTATAAACAGATGATTTACTACGATATCCAGATCGGCAATACGGAAGAAATGAAAAATTATCTGGAAGTAGCCCTGAATCTGGCAGATGAATGCAACTACCATAAGGAAATGGGCATCCTGCTGCGACTGAAGGGCCTGAACATGATCATGCAGGGAAATTTCCCGGAGGCAGAGCGGCTGCTGAAAGAGTCAATCTCCACCTTTACTGTGACCCAGAATGTGCAGCACCGGTATGCCTTGAACATCGCTGGGGCGTATAATTATCTGGGGGAGATCCGCCGGGGCCAGGGAAAGTTCCAGGAGGCGCTGGACCAGTACAAAAAGGCCCTGGAATATGCCAGAGGACAGGAAGCCTACAGCAGCTGGGTGGTGTTCTCCTGTAACGCAGGAGTGGCCTGCTACAATATGGGCCGTTATCCGGAAGCCAGGAAGTATTTCCTGCAGGCTTATGAACTGTTTCCCCGGTATGTGTTCTACTGGCGCCATCCCATTGTGGAATCGTATCTGGCACTGCTCTCCATGCAGGACAATCAGGAAAAAGAAGCCATCAGCTACCTGGATGATGCCCTTCACAAACTGGGCAATATGAATAACCCACGGGAAGCTGGGTATGTATATATGGCCATTGCGCTGCTGAAACAGAAACATCCGGATGGCCGGCTTGCCGGTCATTATGAAGGAACGGTGGCCTCCTATGCCACTCGGGCCCTCCAGGTACTGGACCCTTATCGGGATTCCTGGGAACGGCAGCAATTGGAAGCATTGTTTTAA
- a CDS encoding DRTGG domain-containing protein, whose amino-acid sequence MVTLKKVAEVLEARVISGQELLNRTVSSACGSDMMSDVLAYAKDDAVLLTGLLNVQVVRTADVSDAAALIFVRDKHPENDVLLAARDKNIPVLYTRCTMFEACGRLYGLGLRGCTAKDRK is encoded by the coding sequence ATGGTTACGTTGAAAAAAGTGGCAGAAGTTTTGGAAGCTCGGGTTATTTCCGGGCAGGAACTCCTGAACCGGACGGTCAGCTCTGCCTGTGGCAGCGATATGATGAGTGATGTGCTGGCCTATGCCAAAGATGATGCAGTACTGCTTACGGGCCTTCTGAATGTGCAGGTGGTGCGCACGGCAGATGTGAGCGACGCAGCGGCTCTGATCTTCGTCCGTGACAAACATCCGGAAAACGATGTGCTGCTGGCAGCCCGGGACAAGAACATCCCTGTGCTGTATACCCGCTGCACCATGTTCGAAGCCTGCGGCCGGCTGTATGGACTGGGCCTGCGGGGCTGCACCGCCAAGGACAGGAAGTAA
- a CDS encoding ATP-binding protein, with the protein MEETYTVIPNDFERAGAASTSLKGTLKQLGLPPELIRRIAIGTYEGEMNCLIHGGGGTIRVQLAPQAIQVIIEDHGPGIPDVQKAMQEGWSTASEKIRAMGFGAGMGLPNMKKVSDEMKIDTQVGKGTKVTLTFHLTH; encoded by the coding sequence ATGGAGGAGACCTATACCGTCATCCCCAATGACTTCGAACGGGCCGGGGCGGCGTCCACCTCCCTGAAGGGCACCCTGAAACAGCTGGGGCTGCCTCCGGAACTGATCCGCCGGATTGCCATCGGTACCTACGAAGGTGAGATGAATTGCCTGATCCACGGCGGTGGGGGTACTATCCGGGTGCAGCTGGCTCCCCAGGCCATCCAGGTCATCATCGAAGATCATGGACCCGGCATCCCCGATGTACAGAAAGCCATGCAGGAAGGCTGGTCCACCGCTTCGGAAAAAATCCGGGCCATGGGCTTTGGCGCAGGCATGGGGTTGCCCAACATGAAGAAGGTATCGGATGAGATGAAGATCGACACCCAGGTGGGGAAGGGGACGAAAGTCACCCTGACCTTCCATCTGACCCATTGA
- a CDS encoding succinate CoA transferase: MIDITDRVHCAAALSKIMPAEKAAEFIQDGMNLGMSGFTPSGYPKAVPLALAARGKEHPFKVNVWTVLPGPEVDTEMVKAGIVGNRMPYQTDRNCRNAINNGQIRYLDTHISTFNQMARFGFLPDHRDVDVAIIEACAIKDLGKGKIGIIPTTSLGGSCGYVQSAKKVIVEVNTTQPVGLEGMHDCYVPLDPPNRKIIPIERPEDRIGTTYIPCDLEKLVAIVPCDIPDTPSKLAPISDIARAMGANLVDFLKNEVKQGRLPKNLLPLQSGVGSVANAVINGLVHSDFEDLTVYTEVIQDGMFDLIDAGKLRVASGASLTMSAEVQKRFYSNLDKYKSHLILRPQEISNNPEVVRRLGVIGMNTAIEVDLYGNVNSSHINGTNLMNGIGGSGDFARNGYLSIFFAESERKDGKISSVVPFCSHIDNNEHDVDVIVSERGVADLRGLSPKERAPIIIDKIASPRYQPILKDYFERACVACHNSQTPHILKEAFSFHERMLETGTMEKK; the protein is encoded by the coding sequence ATGATCGATATTACGGATCGAGTCCATTGTGCGGCTGCGCTGAGCAAGATCATGCCGGCAGAAAAAGCAGCCGAATTCATTCAAGATGGTATGAACCTGGGCATGAGCGGCTTCACCCCGTCCGGCTATCCCAAGGCTGTACCTCTGGCACTGGCCGCAAGAGGGAAGGAACATCCTTTCAAAGTGAATGTATGGACAGTGCTTCCTGGACCTGAAGTAGATACGGAAATGGTCAAAGCCGGTATCGTAGGGAACCGGATGCCTTACCAGACGGATAGAAACTGCCGGAACGCCATCAACAATGGTCAGATCCGGTATCTGGACACTCATATCAGCACCTTTAACCAGATGGCCCGGTTCGGTTTCCTGCCGGATCATCGGGATGTGGATGTAGCCATCATCGAAGCCTGTGCCATCAAGGATCTGGGCAAGGGCAAGATCGGCATCATCCCTACCACCAGCCTGGGCGGAAGCTGCGGTTATGTGCAGAGTGCCAAAAAAGTGATCGTGGAAGTGAACACCACCCAGCCGGTAGGCCTGGAAGGTATGCACGACTGCTATGTACCGCTGGATCCTCCCAACCGGAAGATCATCCCCATTGAGCGGCCGGAAGACCGGATCGGTACCACCTACATTCCCTGTGACCTGGAAAAACTGGTGGCCATCGTTCCCTGCGACATCCCCGATACCCCCAGCAAACTGGCTCCCATCAGCGATATTGCCCGGGCCATGGGTGCCAACCTGGTGGACTTCCTGAAAAATGAAGTGAAACAGGGCCGTCTGCCCAAGAACCTGCTGCCTCTGCAGTCCGGGGTGGGCTCTGTAGCCAATGCTGTGATCAACGGGCTGGTCCATTCTGATTTCGAAGACCTGACGGTCTATACCGAAGTCATCCAGGACGGGATGTTCGATCTGATCGATGCCGGTAAGCTGCGGGTGGCTTCCGGTGCTTCCCTGACTATGTCCGCCGAAGTCCAGAAACGGTTCTACAGCAACCTGGACAAATACAAATCCCACCTGATCCTGCGTCCTCAGGAAATCTCCAATAACCCTGAAGTGGTACGGCGTCTGGGTGTCATCGGCATGAATACCGCCATCGAAGTGGACCTGTACGGCAATGTGAACTCTTCCCACATCAACGGGACCAACCTGATGAACGGCATCGGCGGCAGCGGTGACTTTGCCCGGAACGGCTATCTGTCCATCTTCTTTGCCGAATCCGAACGGAAGGACGGCAAGATCAGTTCCGTAGTTCCCTTCTGCTCCCATATCGACAACAACGAACACGATGTGGATGTGATCGTTTCCGAACGGGGCGTTGCTGACCTGCGTGGCCTGTCTCCCAAAGAAAGAGCTCCGATCATCATTGACAAGATTGCCAGCCCGCGGTACCAGCCCATCCTGAAAGATTACTTCGAACGGGCCTGCGTTGCCTGCCATAACAGCCAGACACCGCATATCCTCAAAGAAGCCTTCTCTTTCCACGAAAGAATGCTGGAAACCGGCACCATGGAGAAAAAATAA
- the hutI gene encoding imidazolonepropionase: MNDRLLIKNASQIVTPEGKTARRGREMKQLKIYENQSILIENGKIRSIGNQPDWEKLVPADKQIDARGKAVLPGFVDSHTHLVFGGYRPDEFLWRMEGMSYMEIMERGGGILNTMKATREASEEELVDHSMDFLQKMLAMGVTTVEAKSGYGQDHDTEIKQMKVVQELNRRQPIELVSTFLGAHAVPPEFKDRGDDFIEFLLKEVMPEVARDHLAEFCDVFCEKGVFSIQQSRHLLQEARKMGFKLKIHADEIVSLGGAELAAELHATSADHLLHASDAGIKAMAESGVVSTLLPTTAFCLKEPFARAREMIDAGCAVALATDFNPGSGFTFSIPLMIGLAVIYMKMTAEEAITALTLNGAAAVDRADRIGSLEPGKQADLVILQYPSYKFLPYHTGINIVETVVKNGKVVVR, from the coding sequence ATGAACGATCGCCTGCTCATCAAGAATGCATCCCAAATCGTCACTCCCGAAGGAAAGACTGCCCGCCGGGGACGGGAAATGAAACAACTGAAGATTTACGAGAACCAGTCCATCCTGATCGAAAACGGCAAGATCCGCAGCATCGGCAATCAGCCGGACTGGGAAAAGCTGGTACCGGCGGACAAACAAATCGATGCCAGAGGCAAGGCCGTACTGCCCGGGTTCGTGGATTCCCATACCCATCTGGTATTTGGAGGCTACCGTCCGGATGAATTCCTGTGGCGTATGGAAGGCATGAGCTACATGGAAATTATGGAACGGGGCGGCGGTATCCTGAATACCATGAAGGCCACCCGGGAAGCCAGTGAGGAAGAGCTGGTGGACCACAGTATGGACTTTTTGCAGAAGATGCTGGCCATGGGGGTTACCACCGTGGAGGCCAAGAGCGGCTACGGCCAGGACCATGATACGGAAATCAAACAGATGAAGGTGGTGCAGGAATTGAACAGGCGCCAGCCTATCGAACTGGTCTCCACCTTCCTGGGGGCCCATGCAGTACCGCCGGAATTCAAGGACCGGGGCGACGATTTCATAGAGTTCCTGCTGAAAGAGGTGATGCCGGAAGTGGCCCGGGACCATCTGGCGGAATTCTGCGACGTGTTCTGCGAAAAAGGAGTATTCTCCATCCAGCAGAGCCGGCATCTGCTTCAGGAAGCCCGGAAAATGGGCTTTAAACTGAAAATCCATGCAGATGAGATCGTCAGCCTGGGGGGTGCTGAACTGGCGGCCGAACTCCATGCCACCAGTGCTGACCATCTGCTCCATGCCAGTGATGCAGGGATCAAAGCCATGGCCGAAAGCGGTGTGGTGTCCACCTTATTGCCTACCACGGCCTTCTGCCTGAAGGAACCCTTTGCCCGGGCCCGGGAAATGATCGATGCAGGGTGTGCAGTGGCCCTGGCCACGGATTTCAACCCCGGCAGCGGGTTCACCTTCTCGATCCCCCTGATGATCGGACTGGCTGTGATCTACATGAAGATGACCGCCGAAGAAGCCATTACGGCCCTGACCCTGAACGGGGCGGCGGCTGTAGACCGGGCCGATCGGATCGGTTCTCTGGAACCGGGCAAACAGGCCGATCTGGTCATCCTCCAGTATCCATCCTATAAATTCCTGCCCTATCACACGGGCATCAATATTGTGGAAACTGTGGTCAAAAACGGCAAAGTGGTGGTACGCTGA
- a CDS encoding [Fe-Fe] hydrogenase large subunit C-terminal domain-containing protein, whose amino-acid sequence MVEPYLNSVRVNRERCTGCLICVKECLVQAIRVRGGKAEILSDRCIDCGECIRCCPVRAMEGWADSLDELKKYKVNIALATPSFYAQFDGNIAASVIWEGLRELGFDTVFDVALAGDYVSREMEGYIAHYKGPFPLISSACPAVLRLIQTKYPELVKQVLPILAPAEAAAIYTRRETTRRLKVAPEQVGIWFISPCPAKGTNIHQSVDVAHTAVTGSFTIASIYGPLTKAIKHVQETRYEVPEAILGSSYSLSWGSWQGELESTGVTNAVCAQGPEEVDELLEQISMAKLNDVRYACCYSCAGGCVGGPCVAINKFVAEKNLRVRVERRRSREDPHRLEAMQNCRILEDFPASWRYIKPLEPHPHPPLAEDFGEALEKMQQLKALEQEFPQLDCGACGAPTCRAFAEDVVRGLGQKEDCIFLKKKQQKREK is encoded by the coding sequence GTGGTGGAACCCTATCTGAATTCGGTGCGGGTGAATCGGGAGCGCTGTACCGGGTGCCTGATCTGTGTGAAGGAGTGTCTGGTCCAGGCCATCCGTGTGCGCGGTGGCAAGGCAGAGATCCTGTCGGATCGATGCATCGACTGCGGGGAATGCATCCGCTGCTGTCCGGTGCGGGCCATGGAAGGATGGGCTGATTCCCTGGATGAACTGAAAAAGTACAAAGTGAACATCGCTCTGGCCACCCCTTCCTTCTACGCCCAGTTCGACGGCAACATCGCTGCTTCGGTGATCTGGGAAGGCCTGCGTGAGCTGGGATTTGATACGGTGTTCGACGTGGCCCTGGCCGGCGATTATGTGAGCCGGGAGATGGAAGGGTACATCGCCCATTACAAGGGGCCGTTCCCGCTGATTTCCTCGGCCTGCCCGGCTGTATTGCGGCTGATCCAGACCAAATACCCGGAACTGGTGAAGCAGGTACTGCCCATCCTGGCCCCGGCCGAGGCGGCGGCCATTTATACCCGGCGGGAAACCACCCGGCGGCTCAAGGTGGCGCCGGAGCAGGTGGGAATCTGGTTCATCTCTCCCTGCCCGGCTAAGGGGACCAATATCCACCAGTCCGTGGACGTGGCCCATACGGCTGTCACCGGTTCCTTCACCATTGCTTCCATCTACGGGCCGCTCACCAAGGCCATCAAGCATGTGCAGGAGACCCGGTACGAAGTGCCGGAGGCCATCCTGGGGTCCTCCTACAGTCTCAGCTGGGGCAGCTGGCAGGGAGAACTGGAATCCACCGGTGTGACCAATGCCGTGTGTGCCCAGGGTCCGGAGGAAGTGGATGAGCTGCTGGAGCAGATCAGCATGGCCAAACTGAATGATGTGCGGTATGCCTGCTGCTACAGCTGTGCCGGCGGCTGCGTGGGTGGTCCCTGCGTAGCCATCAATAAGTTTGTGGCCGAAAAGAACCTGCGGGTACGGGTGGAGCGGCGGCGCAGCCGGGAGGATCCCCACCGGCTGGAAGCCATGCAGAATTGCCGGATCCTGGAGGATTTTCCTGCATCCTGGCGCTATATCAAGCCCCTGGAACCCCACCCCCATCCGCCGCTGGCCGAAGATTTCGGTGAGGCTCTGGAAAAGATGCAGCAGCTGAAAGCCTTGGAACAGGAGTTCCCCCAGCTGGACTGCGGAGCCTGTGGGGCTCCCACCTGCAGGGCCTTTGCTGAAGATGTGGTCCGGGGGCTGGGGCAGAAGGAAGACTGTATCTTCCTGAAGAAAAAACAGCAAAAAAGAGAAAAATAG